A portion of the Calothrix sp. 336/3 genome contains these proteins:
- a CDS encoding formylglycine-generating enzyme family protein, giving the protein MAKIAINRSQGTAQFYIENLGVENLENQIQLEMMLIPGGTFIMGAPETEEGSSDYERPQHEVTVPTFFMGKYPVTQAQWEFVASLPQVNHELKPKPSRFEGANRPVECVSWYDAVEFCQRLTQHTQRPYRLPSEAEWEYACRAGTTTPFHFGETITTDLANYRGTDNEELNWSGSYGRGPKGIYREETTEVGHFGVANTFGLYDMHGNVWEWCADQWHSNYEESPTDDSAWIENNNNDNQYRLLRGGSWYLNPGYCRSAIRNNSVPDIDGNDVGFRVVCGVFSSRTLPNP; this is encoded by the coding sequence ATGGCGAAAATAGCTATTAACCGTTCCCAAGGAACAGCGCAATTTTATATCGAAAATTTGGGTGTTGAAAACTTAGAGAATCAAATCCAACTGGAAATGATGTTAATTCCTGGTGGTACTTTTATAATGGGTGCGCCAGAAACGGAAGAAGGAAGTAGTGATTATGAACGTCCCCAACACGAAGTCACAGTTCCCACGTTTTTTATGGGTAAATATCCAGTAACCCAAGCACAGTGGGAATTTGTAGCCTCTCTACCGCAAGTAAACCACGAACTCAAACCCAAACCATCTAGATTTGAAGGTGCTAATCGCCCAGTTGAGTGTGTATCTTGGTACGATGCGGTGGAATTTTGTCAAAGACTCACCCAACATACACAAAGACCCTATCGTCTTCCTAGCGAAGCAGAATGGGAATACGCTTGTCGTGCAGGAACGACCACACCGTTTCATTTTGGCGAAACAATTACAACCGATTTAGCTAATTATCGAGGAACCGATAACGAAGAGTTAAATTGGTCAGGTTCATACGGTCGTGGACCGAAAGGAATTTATCGTGAGGAAACAACAGAAGTAGGTCATTTTGGTGTAGCGAATACTTTTGGCTTATACGATATGCATGGGAACGTATGGGAATGGTGTGCAGACCAATGGCATTCAAATTATGAAGAGTCACCAACAGATGACAGTGCGTGGATAGAAAACAATAATAATGATAATCAGTACCGGCTGCTGCGCGGTGGTTCGTGGTACCTCAATCCTGGGTATTGCCGTTCTGCTATTCGCAACAACAGCGTCCCCGACATCGATGGCAACGATGTCGGTTTTCGGGTTGTGTGTGGTGTTTTTTCGTCGAGGACTCTTCCTAACCCTTGA
- a CDS encoding type II toxin-antitoxin system HicA family toxin, translated as MKSVSGKQLCKIVEQRGWILQRTTGSHHIYQNPDFDKILSIPVHKNKDLKIGTLKALMKIVDLVEEDLM; from the coding sequence ATGAAATCAGTCTCTGGTAAGCAGTTGTGTAAAATTGTTGAGCAGCGAGGCTGGATTTTACAGAGAACTACAGGTAGCCATCACATCTACCAAAATCCTGATTTTGATAAAATACTTTCAATTCCCGTACATAAAAATAAAGACCTCAAAATTGGAACTTTAAAAGCATTAATGAAAATTGTTGATTTAGTTGAAGAAGATTTGATGTAG
- a CDS encoding type II toxin-antitoxin system HicB family antitoxin yields the protein MKIKAIIHLAEEGGYWAEVPALPGCITEGDTMEEVLTNLKDAIEGWLEVANSTHSLESNAQIVEIAV from the coding sequence ATGAAAATCAAAGCAATTATTCATCTGGCAGAAGAAGGTGGTTATTGGGCAGAAGTTCCAGCACTTCCTGGTTGTATAACTGAAGGTGACACAATGGAAGAAGTATTAACAAATTTAAAAGATGCAATTGAAGGATGGCTAGAAGTTGCAAATAGCACTCACTCGCTGGAATCAAATGCTCAAATTGTTGAGATTGCGGTATGA
- a CDS encoding formylglycine-generating enzyme family protein: MAADAPQLKELRQQAKQTVDRFVRRFDESYRSLAYHAALPLVLTPELVNYLRNEFLRNEKVPWVAEVDLLLSDFCSQVGYELYAIDTHVRGYLLEQMKSDPRFGERRMREVAQVLYSYVNYLSRLNPGQRQQELEAQRLAAMVYLGDRECQQAAQEIARRLLEVSSGVSGANLDELGIRAELARLTRITEELAPQLQEEPSLLEYANLVQKLLRTPEDVTATEINRSYQVGELELSPAISLSLFPVVGEKLRLSQQPSSGTENVAGEKVLNLENFPPLQTCNFEIATITVEDGENIEEREYESENNPEITPEINLQLFEFEVKTIEVQKSGDNTELIINRDIQIAYSFIEYLENEGNEIALEMVQIPGGSFMMGASKNEEGIRDSERPQHEVTVPPFFMGKYPVTQAQWKFVASLPQVNRELKSDPSRFKGENRPVERVSWFDAVEFCDRITQHTGKNYRLPSEAEWEYACRAGTTTPFHFGETITSELANYNAEYTYGAGVKETYRGETTEVGSFGVANGFGLCDMHGNVWEWCADEWHDNYEGAPTDGSAWIENSKNDNHFRLLRGGSWLYNPALCRSANRSNYDPDTGAYDIGFRVVCGVFSSRTLPSP, from the coding sequence ATGGCAGCAGACGCACCACAACTCAAAGAATTACGGCAGCAGGCAAAACAAACTGTCGATCGATTTGTGCGTCGTTTTGATGAATCCTATCGATCGCTGGCATATCATGCTGCTTTGCCTTTGGTTTTGACCCCAGAATTGGTAAATTATCTCCGCAATGAGTTTTTGCGAAATGAGAAAGTTCCTTGGGTTGCGGAAGTCGATTTATTGCTGTCCGATTTTTGCAGCCAAGTTGGGTACGAACTGTACGCGATCGATACCCACGTCCGGGGATATTTGCTGGAACAAATGAAAAGCGATCCCCGCTTTGGAGAGCGACGAATGCGCGAAGTTGCCCAGGTTTTATACAGCTATGTCAATTATTTGAGTCGTTTAAATCCAGGTCAACGGCAACAGGAATTAGAAGCCCAACGCTTGGCTGCAATGGTATATTTGGGCGATCGCGAATGCCAACAAGCAGCCCAGGAAATTGCTCGCAGGTTACTAGAAGTAAGTAGCGGGGTGAGTGGTGCAAACCTCGATGAATTGGGAATTCGAGCCGAACTTGCCAGGTTAACCAGGATTACGGAAGAATTGGCACCCCAATTGCAAGAAGAACCAAGTTTATTGGAATATGCAAATTTGGTGCAAAAACTTTTACGAACCCCAGAGGACGTTACAGCGACAGAAATAAACCGTTCCTATCAAGTTGGTGAGCTGGAACTTTCACCAGCGATTAGTTTGAGCTTGTTTCCAGTTGTTGGAGAAAAACTGCGATTGTCACAGCAACCTTCTTCGGGAACGGAAAACGTTGCGGGAGAGAAAGTTTTAAATTTAGAAAATTTTCCACCCCTGCAAACCTGTAATTTTGAAATTGCCACAATTACTGTCGAAGATGGGGAAAACATAGAAGAAAGAGAATATGAAAGTGAAAATAACCCAGAAATAACTCCAGAGATTAACCTGCAATTATTTGAATTTGAAGTAAAAACTATCGAAGTTCAAAAATCAGGAGACAACACGGAATTAATTATTAATCGCGATATTCAGATAGCTTATAGTTTTATTGAATATTTAGAGAATGAAGGCAATGAAATTGCTCTAGAAATGGTACAGATACCCGGTGGTAGTTTTATGATGGGGGCATCGAAAAACGAAGAAGGTATCAGAGACTCGGAACGTCCGCAACACGAAGTCACAGTTCCCCCATTCTTCATGGGTAAATATCCAGTAACCCAAGCACAATGGAAATTTGTAGCCTCTCTTCCACAAGTAAACCGCGAACTAAAATCTGACCCATCTAGATTTAAAGGGGAAAATCGCCCAGTTGAGCGTGTATCTTGGTTTGATGCAGTGGAGTTTTGCGATCGCATCACCCAACACACAGGTAAAAATTATCGTCTCCCCAGCGAAGCAGAATGGGAATACGCTTGTCGTGCAGGAACAACAACCCCATTTCATTTTGGCGAAACAATTACATCAGAATTAGCTAACTATAACGCTGAATATACCTATGGTGCTGGAGTAAAGGAAACATACAGAGGAGAAACAACAGAAGTAGGTAGTTTTGGTGTAGCGAATGGTTTTGGATTATGCGATATGCACGGGAACGTATGGGAATGGTGTGCAGACGAATGGCATGACAATTATGAAGGGGCACCAACAGATGGCAGTGCGTGGATAGAAAATAGTAAGAATGATAATCATTTCCGGCTGCTGCGCGGTGGTTCGTGGCTCTACAATCCTGCTCTTTGCCGTTCTGCTAATCGCAGCAACTACGACCCCGACACCGGTGCCTACGATATCGGTTTTCGGGTTGTGTGTGGTGTTTTTTCGTCGAGGACTCTTCCTAGCCCTTGA
- a CDS encoding VWA containing CoxE family protein, whose translation MSSSNPDFQNPEQNIPPIDPQELTIRTFISLRSKNFKLGVGELLAAKEAIAGGFGQTPAELAETLKILWCHNRSQQEQFEPIWSSVIASIPVPQQNPPQLPERQPTKIESSPERIDPLAEITPPPVSQSILEPKAEPQLSSLPIRAPFTPAENEETSPFQTYYPITRRSLVYNWRYLRRLVADGPRNVVDIDATIDEVTHQGFYLAPVYRRQERNDASLLLLLDQNGSMTPFHRFERDLIETALYESCLEREQVNVFYFHNVPAANVYKDVYLTEPISLETVLANCSDCTSILIVSDGGAARGYRELKRIRATTSFLSKLKQHSSLIAWLNPMPEDRWIGSSAEIIANLIPMYEMDNNGLSNAIDIVRGL comes from the coding sequence ATGAGTTCCTCTAATCCAGACTTCCAAAATCCAGAACAAAACATTCCCCCGATCGACCCCCAGGAATTAACTATCCGCACTTTTATTAGTTTGCGGAGTAAAAACTTTAAATTGGGTGTGGGAGAACTTTTGGCAGCAAAAGAAGCGATCGCAGGAGGATTCGGACAAACCCCGGCAGAATTAGCCGAAACCTTGAAAATATTGTGGTGTCACAATCGATCGCAGCAGGAACAATTCGAGCCAATTTGGTCTTCCGTTATCGCATCAATACCCGTCCCCCAGCAAAACCCACCACAACTCCCAGAAAGACAACCAACCAAAATCGAATCTTCCCCAGAACGAATCGATCCCCTAGCAGAAATTACCCCACCACCAGTTTCCCAATCAATCCTAGAACCAAAAGCCGAACCCCAACTCTCATCCTTACCAATTCGCGCACCCTTTACCCCCGCAGAAAACGAGGAAACATCCCCATTTCAAACCTATTACCCAATTACCCGGCGATCGCTCGTTTATAATTGGCGCTACCTGCGTCGTTTGGTTGCTGATGGTCCCCGAAATGTGGTTGATATTGATGCCACCATCGATGAAGTCACTCACCAGGGTTTTTACTTAGCTCCAGTCTATCGTCGGCAGGAACGTAACGATGCCAGCTTATTGTTGCTGCTCGACCAAAATGGCTCGATGACACCGTTTCATCGTTTCGAGCGGGATTTAATCGAAACTGCACTTTACGAAAGTTGCCTGGAGCGGGAACAGGTTAATGTCTTTTATTTTCACAACGTACCCGCAGCCAATGTCTACAAAGACGTTTACCTGACAGAGCCAATTTCCCTAGAAACCGTATTGGCAAATTGTAGCGATTGCACCAGCATTTTGATTGTTAGCGATGGTGGAGCAGCACGGGGATATCGGGAATTAAAACGAATTCGTGCCACTACGAGCTTCCTATCCAAATTAAAACAGCATTCATCCCTAATTGCTTGGTTAAACCCCATGCCAGAAGACCGATGGATTGGCAGTTCCGCCGAAATAATCGCGAATTTGATACCGATGTATGAAATGGATAATAATGGCTTGAGTAATGCGATCGATATTGTGCGGGGACTTTAG
- a CDS encoding MoxR family ATPase, with protein MSLIFENNPEKRSPNPHPDSPQYPEPYVVSPGLKKAVNLAIYLRRPLLLEGDAGCGKTRLASAVAYELGLPLYRWDVRSTTKAVDGLYEYDAILRLHDVQTQKVESQSARNPSNPQDYRTFGALGKAFRLEQCPAVVLIDEIDKADLDFPNDLLTVLDEPWEFTIKETGETITATYPNRTNNPIDARIDCRPIVIITSNKEKGNLPAPFLRRCLYHYLDFPNDADLLQEIVRSHYQICQENPPTSDLMQTAIKRFLNIWNEGGLFKKPGTSEFLDWLTALHQFGSEPYNAAQLAEDKLLPYRELLFKLQQDWKKYAKAP; from the coding sequence ATGAGTTTGATTTTTGAAAATAACCCCGAAAAGCGATCGCCTAATCCCCACCCAGATTCACCCCAATACCCCGAACCCTATGTGGTGTCTCCTGGATTAAAAAAGGCTGTAAATTTAGCAATTTACCTGCGGCGACCCTTATTATTAGAAGGTGATGCTGGATGCGGTAAAACTCGTTTGGCTTCGGCTGTTGCTTACGAATTGGGATTACCCCTCTACCGTTGGGATGTACGATCGACGACGAAAGCGGTGGATGGACTTTACGAGTACGATGCAATTTTACGGTTACACGACGTACAAACCCAAAAAGTAGAATCGCAATCTGCACGCAATCCCAGTAATCCCCAGGATTATCGAACATTTGGCGCTTTGGGTAAAGCTTTTCGGCTCGAACAATGTCCCGCAGTCGTGTTAATTGATGAAATCGATAAAGCGGATTTGGATTTTCCTAACGATTTGCTGACGGTATTGGACGAACCTTGGGAATTTACAATCAAAGAAACTGGAGAAACAATTACAGCAACCTATCCCAATCGCACAAATAATCCTATCGATGCTCGTATAGATTGCAGACCGATTGTAATTATTACCAGCAACAAGGAAAAAGGCAACCTACCCGCTCCATTTTTGCGTCGCTGCTTGTATCATTATCTAGACTTTCCCAACGATGCCGATTTATTGCAGGAAATCGTGCGATCGCACTACCAAATTTGCCAGGAAAATCCACCCACAAGTGATTTAATGCAAACTGCAATTAAGCGCTTCTTAAATATATGGAATGAAGGTGGACTCTTCAAAAAACCCGGAACCAGCGAGTTTCTAGATTGGTTGACAGCGCTACATCAATTTGGCAGCGAACCCTATAATGCCGCACAATTAGCAGAGGATAAATTGCTGCCCTATCGGGAATTATTATTCAAATTACAGCAAGACTGGAAAAAATATGCCAAAGCCCCATGA
- a CDS encoding CHAT domain-containing protein, with amino-acid sequence MAALKLYLSPTSGNKFQVRASGVGEGDIESSLPFVAFTNAQEQAQEKNYKATLLRCLEMSAFNPQYFQENEREWMAVVGILDENHTKFHPQYLANIGKSLFQALFPADSKVKNILLTSLGISELQNTQLHIQLEFSDTTTDIRLADYPWELLHDDRGFLLLDRNITISRYIAYESIAPNLLPTEKINVLLLSSNASDADLELSKLGDSEVRAIRQGLATASREGRVNFVQLPEATTDKLRAYLTEHRGEDAPQVLHFDGHGLYGKRCTNPQCKAMNKGNKTTNCRKCGTELPEASGYLVFEDGKGGADYVSAKELAVLLSKSSSGDGEKKPGGIGLVVLSACQSAMTLEGESVFNGTAQGLIGQRIPAVVAMQYSVSVVAAAKFAEQFYRSLGQKNSLGIAVSQAREAMGIGGNQWYRPVLYLRWEENQGGQLFNLSGDRQTITYQTSTGNFHQDQSNQNQVGQTKNQQQPSMKTSRQKQRLQDELTDLHEERDASYSQYRSTIDDAQKIVLKRKIDKLDNQINDLENQINNI; translated from the coding sequence TTGGCAGCGTTAAAATTATACCTTTCCCCTACGAGTGGAAATAAATTTCAAGTGAGAGCCTCAGGAGTAGGTGAGGGAGACATTGAATCGTCTTTGCCTTTTGTTGCGTTCACCAACGCACAAGAACAAGCACAAGAGAAAAATTACAAAGCTACTTTGCTCAGATGCTTGGAAATGAGCGCTTTTAATCCCCAGTATTTCCAGGAAAACGAACGGGAATGGATGGCTGTAGTTGGGATTCTCGATGAAAACCATACTAAATTTCATCCCCAGTATCTAGCTAATATTGGTAAAAGTCTTTTTCAAGCCTTGTTTCCAGCAGATAGTAAAGTCAAAAATATTTTATTAACCTCCCTGGGAATTAGCGAACTACAAAATACCCAACTCCACATCCAATTAGAATTTTCAGATACCACAACAGACATACGATTAGCCGATTACCCTTGGGAATTGCTCCACGACGACAGGGGTTTTTTATTGCTCGATCGCAACATCACAATTTCCCGCTACATAGCCTACGAAAGTATTGCCCCCAACTTACTTCCTACAGAGAAGATTAATGTATTATTATTATCATCTAACGCATCTGATGCTGATTTGGAATTGAGTAAATTAGGCGACAGTGAAGTCCGAGCAATTCGCCAGGGATTGGCAACAGCTAGTCGGGAAGGACGGGTTAATTTTGTGCAATTGCCAGAAGCAACAACGGATAAACTGAGAGCTTATTTAACCGAGCATCGGGGAGAAGACGCTCCCCAAGTTCTCCATTTCGACGGACATGGGTTGTATGGAAAACGCTGCACCAATCCCCAGTGTAAAGCCATGAATAAGGGGAATAAGACAACTAATTGCCGTAAATGTGGGACAGAATTACCCGAAGCTAGTGGTTATTTGGTATTCGAGGATGGGAAAGGGGGAGCGGATTATGTCAGTGCCAAAGAATTGGCGGTATTGCTGAGTAAATCGAGTTCTGGGGATGGGGAAAAGAAACCCGGTGGGATTGGCTTGGTGGTGTTGAGTGCCTGTCAATCGGCAATGACTTTGGAAGGAGAGTCGGTATTTAATGGCACCGCTCAGGGGTTAATCGGTCAACGTATTCCTGCGGTGGTGGCGATGCAGTATTCTGTATCCGTTGTTGCTGCTGCCAAGTTTGCCGAACAGTTTTATCGCTCCTTGGGGCAAAAAAATTCTCTGGGGATTGCTGTCAGTCAAGCGCGGGAAGCGATGGGAATCGGGGGTAATCAGTGGTATCGTCCGGTGTTATATCTGCGCTGGGAGGAGAATCAGGGGGGACAGTTGTTTAATTTGTCAGGCGATCGCCAAACCATAACTTATCAAACTAGTACAGGTAATTTTCATCAAGACCAATCTAATCAAAATCAAGTAGGACAAACAAAAAATCAGCAACAACCAAGCATGAAAACATCACGCCAAAAGCAGCGTCTTCAAGATGAACTCACAGATTTACACGAAGAAAGAGATGCTTCTTACAGCCAATATCGCTCGACAATAGACGATGCTCAAAAAATAGTTTTAAAAAGGAAAATTGATAAGTTAGATAATCAAATAAATGATTTAGAAAATCAGATAAATAATATTTAA
- a CDS encoding trypco2 family protein, translated as MSSEIGLAEFIQQVKKELLTTYPNSENDTPLLSVDSVELELQVTVKKEGGGGVKINVLQFGGGELSGKVSRDDVQKVVVKLSPLLTKEQLLKAYYQKNPEKWQKLLDTSVEGILKGNDDPGI; from the coding sequence ATGTCAAGCGAAATAGGGCTGGCTGAATTTATCCAGCAAGTAAAAAAAGAACTACTTACTACTTACCCTAATAGTGAAAATGATACACCCCTACTAAGTGTAGATTCCGTAGAATTAGAACTACAAGTCACGGTCAAAAAAGAAGGTGGTGGGGGCGTAAAAATTAACGTTCTCCAATTCGGTGGTGGCGAGCTATCGGGAAAAGTCAGCCGCGATGATGTGCAAAAAGTAGTGGTCAAACTATCGCCGTTGTTAACAAAGGAACAGCTTCTCAAGGCTTACTACCAGAAAAATCCGGAAAAATGGCAAAAACTTTTGGATACATCTGTTGAAGGAATACTTAAGGGAAATGACGACCCAGGTATTTAA
- a CDS encoding DUF3531 family protein, which produces MHVEFREFNPFDVWIWLKFSTIPSKREKEYVEELFHSWFYLGKLGAFNAENLQVQDTGLDISYMNYDTDAYNRSLVALMHNMGEFEYEGEWGRCWFDLGTSDAIAIDILINGLTQLSQEYVTIELLYLGGENDDWSTEDSDSRPTFMYDNLDN; this is translated from the coding sequence ATGCACGTAGAGTTTCGTGAATTTAATCCTTTTGATGTCTGGATTTGGCTCAAATTCAGTACGATTCCTTCTAAGCGAGAAAAGGAATATGTGGAAGAACTTTTCCACTCTTGGTTTTATCTAGGAAAATTAGGTGCATTCAACGCCGAAAATCTCCAGGTACAGGATACGGGGTTAGATATCAGCTACATGAATTATGATACAGACGCATACAATCGCAGTCTGGTAGCCCTGATGCATAACATGGGAGAATTTGAGTATGAGGGAGAGTGGGGACGTTGTTGGTTTGACTTAGGTACAAGTGACGCGATCGCCATCGATATTCTCATCAATGGACTTACCCAACTGAGTCAGGAATATGTGACTATTGAACTGCTGTATCTGGGTGGTGAAAATGATGATTGGTCAACCGAAGATAGTGATAGCCGCCCCACTTTCATGTACGATAATTTAGATAATTGA
- a CDS encoding NUDIX hydrolase gives MYNPAQIRVLALGLIRDGDKIFISEGYDPVKQQTFYRVMGGGVDFGETSLEALQREFQEEIQAELKNIRYLGCLENIFTFNGNPGHEIIQLYECEFVDSKFYQLESLTFAEGEREKTALWVDINRFKSGELKLVPDNFTDYL, from the coding sequence ATGTATAATCCAGCGCAAATTCGTGTCCTTGCTTTAGGACTAATTCGTGATGGTGATAAAATTTTTATCTCCGAAGGTTACGATCCCGTTAAACAACAGACATTTTATCGAGTTATGGGTGGTGGTGTGGACTTTGGTGAAACAAGTCTAGAAGCACTACAAAGAGAATTTCAAGAAGAGATTCAAGCGGAATTAAAAAATATTCGTTACCTTGGTTGTTTAGAGAATATTTTCACTTTTAATGGCAATCCAGGTCATGAAATTATTCAATTGTATGAATGTGAATTTGTGGATAGCAAATTTTACCAGTTAGAAAGTCTCACCTTTGCGGAAGGAGAACGCGAAAAAACAGCCCTTTGGGTAGATATCAACAGATTTAAATCAGGGGAGTTGAAATTAGTACCAGATAATTTTACAGATTATCTCTAG
- a CDS encoding CoA-binding protein, translating into MNLTPDSKVLIQGFSEFISAIHVEQMQAYGTKLVAGVNPGCGGQNLYGLPVFDLVEEVINKYGSIDTTIICVHPYQVLDAALEAIASDIRQIMIISPGVPALDMVELLRKAEATDTLIVGPNSPGIIVPGKILLGTQPSEFYTPGSVGILSRSTTLTYEIARELTQAGLGQSISVSIGSDAIVGSSFIQWLEIFDEDESTQAIVLVGQPGGGREEAAARYIAEAIDKPVIAYIAGTQAPPIKHWRQTGNLAAVIGRDPDFGTAKSKLAAFIEAGVPVAERPSQIPELVKKSI; encoded by the coding sequence ATGAATTTAACGCCAGATAGCAAAGTACTCATCCAAGGCTTTTCTGAGTTTATCTCAGCGATTCATGTTGAGCAAATGCAAGCCTACGGGACAAAATTGGTAGCTGGGGTGAATCCGGGGTGTGGTGGACAGAATCTCTACGGTTTACCGGTATTCGACCTCGTAGAGGAAGTAATCAATAAATATGGTTCAATTGATACCACTATTATTTGCGTACATCCTTACCAAGTACTAGATGCCGCCTTAGAGGCGATCGCCTCTGATATTCGTCAAATTATGATTATCTCTCCAGGAGTACCAGCCCTGGATATGGTGGAACTGCTGCGGAAAGCCGAGGCTACAGACACGTTGATAGTTGGTCCCAATAGTCCTGGGATTATCGTCCCTGGCAAGATTCTTCTTGGGACACAGCCGAGTGAATTTTATACACCCGGTTCCGTCGGTATTCTCAGTCGTAGCACTACCCTTACCTACGAGATTGCCAGGGAATTAACCCAAGCAGGTTTGGGGCAATCAATAAGTGTGAGTATTGGTAGTGACGCGATCGTTGGTTCTTCCTTTATTCAATGGTTAGAAATTTTCGATGAGGATGAAAGTACCCAGGCTATAGTACTCGTGGGACAACCCGGTGGGGGAAGGGAAGAAGCAGCAGCAAGGTATATTGCAGAAGCCATAGATAAACCTGTGATTGCCTATATTGCTGGTACCCAAGCACCCCCAATCAAACATTGGCGACAAACTGGCAATCTTGCTGCTGTTATTGGCAGAGATCCAGATTTTGGCACAGCTAAAAGTAAACTAGCAGCTTTCATAGAAGCAGGAGTACCAGTCGCAGAACGTCCTTCCCAAATTCCCGAATTAGTGAAAAAATCTATTTAA
- a CDS encoding succinate--CoA ligase subunit beta has translation MDLLEYQVKEWFGNIGIPVLPSQRIDHPTDLKRLKIRYPIVLKSQVHGEGRAKVGGVRFVETTIDAIAAAQNIFNLPIMGELPEVLLAEAKYDAEQEFYLAVVLDTALCRPVLLGCKEADVDWESAAEKIQHVVVEQEFSPFYARRLALKMGLQGSLMQSVSTVVEKMYQLFLEKDLDLVEVNPLAISASGQVMALNGNVTVNERAIARHPDIAQMATKMVNRYPGGDTNRKLAEWEGVELNGKIGILGNGAGSVMATLDLVANAGGKPGVCLNLRHASPIDTSPTTFRERLEKALNILAVDRSIQVILINFLGTVPQGSEVGDIITNFIHNQRTNKPQIVRSNSRNRRESHLPRLIVRLAGSEFAHARELLANMKTQADVFVEVVESLDEAVAEAVRMAKSTTLKKAV, from the coding sequence ATGGATTTATTGGAGTACCAAGTAAAAGAATGGTTTGGGAATATTGGCATTCCTGTATTGCCTTCTCAGCGAATTGACCATCCCACGGATCTCAAACGCCTGAAAATCCGCTATCCTATCGTCTTAAAATCCCAGGTACATGGAGAGGGACGAGCAAAGGTAGGTGGTGTAAGGTTTGTAGAGACAACCATTGACGCGATCGCTGCTGCCCAAAATATTTTTAACCTGCCCATCATGGGTGAATTGCCAGAAGTCCTGTTAGCAGAAGCGAAATACGATGCAGAGCAAGAATTTTATCTGGCGGTTGTTTTAGATACAGCCCTGTGCCGACCAGTATTATTAGGCTGTAAGGAAGCTGACGTGGATTGGGAATCTGCGGCAGAGAAAATCCAACACGTTGTGGTTGAGCAGGAATTTTCCCCCTTTTATGCCCGTCGTTTAGCGTTAAAAATGGGTTTGCAGGGTTCCTTGATGCAGTCTGTGAGTACTGTTGTAGAAAAAATGTATCAGTTATTCCTAGAAAAGGATTTAGACTTAGTGGAGGTGAATCCTTTAGCCATCAGTGCTTCTGGTCAAGTTATGGCATTGAATGGGAATGTGACTGTAAATGAGAGGGCGATCGCCAGACACCCAGATATTGCTCAGATGGCGACAAAAATGGTAAATCGTTACCCCGGTGGAGATACTAACCGTAAACTTGCCGAATGGGAAGGTGTAGAGTTGAATGGCAAGATTGGGATTCTTGGTAACGGTGCAGGTTCGGTGATGGCGACATTAGATTTAGTTGCCAATGCTGGTGGTAAACCTGGAGTTTGTCTAAATTTACGCCATGCTTCCCCCATTGACACTTCCCCCACGACTTTTCGAGAACGTTTAGAAAAAGCTTTAAATATTTTGGCGGTGGATCGCAGTATTCAAGTTATATTGATTAACTTTCTAGGGACTGTACCCCAAGGTAGCGAAGTCGGAGATATTATTACTAATTTCATTCACAACCAAAGAACTAACAAACCGCAAATCGTTCGCAGCAATAGTCGCAACCGACGAGAAAGTCATTTACCCCGTTTAATTGTGCGTCTCGCGGGTTCTGAATTTGCCCATGCCAGAGAATTATTAGCCAATATGAAAACCCAAGCAGATGTATTTGTTGAAGTTGTAGAAAGCTTGGATGAGGCAGTGGCAGAAGCTGTACGTATGGCAAAATCAACTACACTCAAAAAGGCAGTTTAA